A region of the Dreissena polymorpha isolate Duluth1 chromosome 6, UMN_Dpol_1.0, whole genome shotgun sequence genome:
tttgtaatatttcactatgtcgaagctactaaggcgtattttctggtttggtttagtcttcgGTGAAATAagcgtaattttgccttaaattatattgtgccaatatttattccgggtgatgctaattggtatttgggcttaacataacacgtacgtcgatgatcattatattaacatgttatgcgaattttaaaagaataaaatattgtttaccagttgtagtgactttgaactacttgtctttcaaaatcttcatatacacaaagaatttagaatttacacctgtcaatgaaactggtgcgcatgtgtattaaccactgtagtttataaacatcgacttcatcataatcacaaaaacgttaattatcgcttatccaagaagtgtaatatcattaattttaattttcagtgtaagacttatacgctgccaattactgtgtatgaaactctgagacattaagaaatttaacttgcgtgttacatatggtcattggttgatatttcatcttaacgacaaaaaaacaatagcgtctactcgatattttgctatacgatacattctgacatgggtaagaaaagatagttcattttacaccaaccaccgcacaatacatacatgatttaccgtgaaccacagtccgttcaccagttcttttttcttccaacacatttgtccagagaagtacaatacctttcatttaacagtgcatacattttgtcttattCGTATCTGTACAAAAATATTCcttgtatactttttcgaactttgataacatgtttggaacaacctggtatatgttaagacttgctacgtcggtgtattcagccaatctttaaacaagcttgatacgttcaagataaataatcaaagatatgttaaatttgaaaccgttttgttgaaattgatcatttaaatgcaacctttaaaaatgttttatgggtgtttttcagtttgttattatgTATACAAAACAAGCTATCAATCTATTTCAAATCTTCCCCAATGACAGTGaacggcaaaaaataaaacatgtgatgtaagataagcaaacgtaaactattttggacgaaggtgaattaaacttgtattataccatcggttgcaaacatttacacaaaattctcatgtcacttagattttctacatcttaataaaaagccacatgagtgatgatatcaattgaaaatgctgctactaaagaattgcaatttcaactgatactaagtaacgtggatgtatgaatcttactctattattgtctcattgaattgtgttgcagagtaccgaaactaaagaacatagcgacactgcacacgagtacaattcacaagatgcagcagaaaatatgttgaacagtgaatcatcggatatcgatgtacgtaaacttataacgattttgtgattgcaatacagtacacacatttaaacattttatctaagATTATATATAGTTCCGATTTTTTTCAAGCTCTAGTATCGAACTGTAATTAAGACATGCATTCTGGTAAGTGTTATGTtacacttacacatttttatggatgtagttcaccaacaacaaattatgatgttgtgatattttcatatttttatatgatctcacacacaggaaaacaactttattttacagGATAGTGACAATGACAAAGACTATATTCCGGAAGAAGGCGATGCATCGTCAGATGAGTCCATAGTTGTCGAACTCATACCAAACATTCAAAGATTTCAAAAGAAGACAGCGTCAACACTACCTCCTGTTGAATCCTTGCAATCTCGTGAACGTGACGAATCATCCGCAGAGGCACACAAAACCAACATCACCATCGCTCAAACAAATAACAGTGAATACAGACATTACGATAAGagattttattgcatgttttgcgaaaaggctcaaataaaactaaaaaaaaacatttgcttttgCAGCATAAAGATGGGCAAGATGTGAAAGATCTATTAAATACGGAAAAttcagcagaaaataaaaaaatgtatgaaaaaataagGAACGTAGGGAACCATCTCCATAATGTTAAAGTATTGCGAGATGGCCAAGGACAGCTGTTTGTGTCATACAGACAAAGTCACAATCAACGCGTAGCTGCAGACGAGTATGGACCTTGTCCTTACTGTTACGGGTATTACCCGAAGAAAATCCTGTGGAGGCACACTCAAAAATGTAAGTTTACAATGCGGCGGGATCAAGAAAACGACTCGCTTTAGAGAGCAGCCTGCTATTACCAAAATCAAAAGAAGGAAGCACTATTTCAAGACGAGTAATCGAGTCCATGAGAAACGACGAAATAAGTCGCAAAGTCAAAAGTGATAATACAATCCTTGCATTCGGTGAAAAACTCTGTACAAAAAGGGGCCATGATGAAAAGCAACACAATTATATTAGACAGAAGTTAAGAGAAGTTGGTAGATTGCTGAAAGACATGCGATCTTGTCCAGGCAATGTTGAAAAGTCTTTGGAGAATTTCATGTATCCAGATGCtttcaaatttattacacaatcttGCAAAAACGTTGCAGGCTTCGACGGAAACACCAATACTTATGCTACACCATCATTAGCCTTAAAGATTGGCACAACGCTTCAGAAATGTCTAAAAATTCTAATTTCGAAAGGAATCGAAACAAACAACCAGGATCTGCAAACAAGGGCTGAGGATCTTTCCaaactatttgaaattaattggaCGGATGACGTGTCTTCCAATGCCTTAAGAACACTTCATGAGGCTAAGCAGAACAGTCAGAAAGAACTGTTGCCATTGGCAAATGATGTCAAAGTAATGTCTGAATACTTACGACATGAAGAAGAAACACATGCAAATACCTTACAAGAATCAGCAAGTGATTGCGAGAAAAGGCAAGCATGGCATAAGTTGTCTGAAATCTGCTTGTGTTTAATCGAAACGATCAGACGATGTGTCAAAAATGACAGTCGAAgaatattcaaaaaacaaattgacaaatgacgatggagaattagattgatgtttaacaaaactggaaaaaaaaacatgtgccgttatttttaccgtacagagattattgcaaaacgaggtcgaatagctgcagtactgtttccaagacaggtgaaagaaaatatcgacctgctcatacgcagcagaaattctctaacaaactgtttaaatagtaaatatcATTTCCCAACAAAATCTGCATCATCGCATATTCGTGGGACAGATGTATTACGTTCAATTGCAATTGACTGTGGAGCTGAACATCCGAAAAGGCTTCGTTCTACAAAGTTAAGGAAACATATTGCCACAATGACTAGGCTTTTTTACTTGTCTAAAAATGAAATAGACATTCTAGCTAAATTTCTTGGTCACGACATTCGGGTACATAGAGAATTCTACAGATAACCAGATGGAACCATGCAGGTTGCCAAAGTCAGCAAGCTTTTTATGATGATGGAAAGTGGACAAATTACCAGAAATTCTGTCAATTCGCTAGACGATATTGATGTGGAAGACGAATGTATTGTAGGTATGTCGCATTTTTAGTGTTAAATTCATACAgtaaatttaatgttaataatgggCTCATTACCGAACTTGATTACCTAAAGTGataaaaagaattacaaacattttctgaaatatacttgtgttatgcaAGG
Encoded here:
- the LOC127835328 gene encoding zinc finger and BTB domain-containing protein 41-like, whose product is MTTRSTDSQEPGQTTSVHTEDVDETSTETKEHSDTAHEYNSQDAAENMLNSESSDIDDSDNDKDYIPEEGDASSDESIVVELIPNIQRFQKKTASTLPPVESLQSRERDESSAEAHKTNITIAQTNNSEYRHYDKRFYCMFCEKAQIKLKKNICFCSIKMGKM